A genomic window from Gossypium hirsutum isolate 1008001.06 chromosome D12, Gossypium_hirsutum_v2.1, whole genome shotgun sequence includes:
- the LOC107946915 gene encoding uncharacterized protein isoform X9 has translation MDYDDNDSQSQNLHLAGEGNNKFPPVLRSYDLPRFDFDDNLRGHLRFDSLVETEVFLGIESSEDNQWIEEFSRGSTGIAFSSSAAEPCLISRRTNVWSEVASSESVEMLLKSVGQDETTLGQTISKDSDACDELGCMIKPMDPSLKHRYSSLSKVGDDIQPALHTGEIPGKCVDNQLVKDASQTHEGDPSVHGALEDPNSKNTDIPATERDESKDSKHIVVNENLVEASVDQSLDDSGQEDKFASGSEVNTIIPSVQSTCMTSVLIDDEDSTHLKNDIIDKNVDSLERENVGLSPELHIGGKNLVDDTVACVTSHVQKHSASDMQSREEEHATGNSTANMSEPSGRILEGNSDLHMVEECSKRAGVEILLQTSKSEDIVLSEGKLHDTSSMPIVSDITLMEHENEVSDTDTIICMSLESKVNSTMKLASDAIEKKDLLESDYHPDKKISSSKSEKSLLLAEDGKGSKDEGEDSHDTLVAGPTKVCEKYIVTEHIDDHKCDRSVSVTSKQNTNLPSDCSSADCFDDRSPLVTKGVDSSSFGAGGRVNELASNLQPDVPVSSMLVDCVLLPSDKGMPANTVLDKKEVQVPSSEASFSVVKTSGMTTEKGASCETGEQFSCKIVDQSLLMKNTTTLEGENGDQTLCGVTLEVGKDMHSSSIVSDSTVRKTDGDKALVISKVSTDSAGGASTQLNKTLMSSVPSTSMEASHNTDQNHHKDNDSKLVSEEISGRVAVYQVDVDPAKAFNTSFASAPSSESQTKFHMMESGSSSADLDNPSCGSPIVIRTSEQSQGKIESGVKRSKDQSAVASGVTNEEANKEKSISQDTEGNDATPGDKSFTFEVPPLLGVSEQESGKNWKPFATMQQDKISPKAMEGTPSTSGLSKAGAKAARETSCANLQAPKRENVRGGSKGTSERKTRRTGGKSASKEAAKKGNAAKERTPARDSERSDRTSNVSLSSAGTGQLVQSNEMQHYGHIEGGNMKPFGVLSTSVSSLPDLNTSASSSAVFQQPFTDLQQVQLRAQIFVYGALIQGTVPDEAYMISAFGGPDGGRTIWENAWRAGTERVHGKKSLLVSPETPLQSHIGAKTSDQSIKQNTLQSKVTSSPAIRSTGKGTPTTSIVNPMIPLSSPLWSIRTPSGDALQPTGFPRGAVMDYQLAISPLHPPATRNLIGHNSSWMSQSPFRGPWTPQTSAFDGNACFPVRPITEAVNSNPAIASVPHSSSMKQVSAVPVVQSGSPANIFAGTPLLDTKKATLTPGQHSADPKPRKRKKSTVSEEPGQSIPHFQSESPLATVVVSQASKPAAITIPATNISKSTDKFITSVSGNHLKKGDQESDQRASLSEETLSKHKNAQKHAEDAAALAAAAVSHSEEIWRQLDKHKNSGLAPDVETKLTSAAVAIAAAAAVAKAAAAAANVASNAALQSKLMADEALVSSGYRNSTPNNAISDSGKRLSEATPASILRAEDAAASSNSVIVVAREVARRRVEAASAAAKQAENMDAIVKAAELAAEAVSQAGKIVAMGEPFSLAELVEAGPEAYWKVPQASPEPDGAIREQINIGGSMEAPGSSVGHLKEVPVDKREKQDNHRKSPTHREMTRVSMEDRSRLTDGGLAPVATSEKDKKGQKRRKASDVAKTKGVASESEIGFESPLMITQTDREKAGETSKDNNIREGSHVEVLRDGGGSRVAWFLADILNLNNGKAYVCYNELRQEDGDRLKEWVEVEGDRAPRIRCARPSTAMSFEGTRKRRRAAMADYNWSVGDRVDAWMQNSWWEGVVIEKSKKDETSFTVHFPAQGETSGVKAWLLRSSLMWKKGSWVEWSSSVDNNESSREGDTPQEKRQRLGSPVVEAKGKDKLSKNVDIKESGKPDDTKLLDLSANKEIFNIGKSTRDESKPDSLRMIRTGLKKKGSGVVFGVPKPGKKQKFMEMCQNWRILQAMLRMYQESQT, from the exons AATGTCTGGTCTGAGGTGGCATCCTCAGAATCAGTTGAAATGCTATTAAAGTCTGTAGGGCAGGACGAAACTACTCTTGGTCAAACTATTAGTAAGGATTCAGATGCCTGTGATGAGCTGGGTTGCATGATAAAGCCGATGGACCCTAGTTTGAAACACAGATATAGTAGCCTTTCTAAAGTTGGGGATGACATACAACCTGCCCTGCATACAGGTGAGATTCCAGGGAAATGTGTAGATAATCAGTTGGTTAAAGATGCTTCTCAAACCCATGAGGGTGATCCATCTGTTCATGGGGCATTAGAAGATCCAAATAGTAAAAATACTGACATACCTGCAACTGAGAGAGATGAGTCTAAAGATAGTAAACATATTGTTGTTAATGAAAATCTAGTGGAAGCTTCGGTTGATCAGTCTTTGGATGACAGTGGACAGGAAGATAAATTTGCTTCTGGGTCAGAAGTTAATACCATAATCCCTTCTGTGCAAAGCACATGTATGACTAGTGTTTTGATAGATGATGAAGATTCCACACATTTGAAAAATGATATCATTGATAAAAATGTGGACAGTTTAGAGAGGGAAAATGTTGGTTTAAGTCCAGAACTTCACATCGGTGGTAAGAACTTGGTTGATGATACAGTTGCATGTGTTACCTCGCACGTGCAGAAACATTCAGCCTCGGACATGCAATCTAGGGAAGAAGAACATGCTACTGGAAACAGCACTGCTAACATGAGTGAGCCTTCTGGTAGAATATTGGAAGGGAATTCTGACCTACATATGGTGGAAGAATGCAGCAAGCGTGCGGGTGTAGAAATTCTTCTGCAGACCAGCAAGTCTGAAGACATTGTCTTGTCAGAAGGAAAGCTACATGACACATCATCAATGCCCATTGTTAGTGATATTACCCTTATGGAGCATGAAAATGAGGTTAGCGATACTGATACTATAATTTGTATGAGTCTAGAGTCAAAGGTGAATTCAACGATGAAGCTAGCATCTGATGCTATTGAGAAGAAGGATTTGTTAGAAAGTGATTACCACCCAGATAAAAAAATCTCGAGCAGCAAGTCTGAGAAATCTTTGTTGTTAGCAGAAGATGGTAAAGGTTCTAAGGATGAAGGTGAAGATTCTCATGATACTTTGGTTGCTGGACCCACGAAAGTATGTGAAAAGTACATCGTCACTGAACATATTGATGATCATAAATGTGATAGAAGTGTTTCAGTTACTTCAAAGCAGAACACCAATTTGCCTTCTGATTGTAGTAGTGCAGATTGCTTTGATGATAGATCCCCACTTGTAACAAAGGGAGTTGATTCCTCATCATTCGGTGCAGGTGGCAGGGTAAATGAGTTAGCTTCAAATCTACAACCTGATGTTCCTGTCAGCAGTATGTTGG TGGATTGTGTTCTTTTGCCTTCTGATAAGGGCATGCCAGCCAATACTGTTTTGGATAAGAAAGAGGTTCAGGTGCCATCTTCAGAAGCAAGTTTCTCAGTCGTAAAGACTTCTGGAATGACAACCGAAAAAGGTGCTTCTTGTGAGACTGGTGAACAGTTCTCATGCAAGATAGTTGATCAGTCATTGTTAATGAAGAATACCACTACACTTGAAGGCGAAAATGGAGACCAAACACTTTGCGGAGTCACATTGGAGGTTGGAAAGGATATGCATTCATCATCTATTGTCTCTGATTCAACAGTGAGGAAGACTGATGGTGACAAAGCTCTAGTTATCTCTAAGGTTTCTACAGATTCTGCAG GTGGTGCTTCAACTCAGCTGAACAAGACCTTGATGAGTTCAGTGCCTTCAACTTCAATGGAAGCCTCTCATAATACTGACCAAAATCACCATAAAGATAATGATTCCAAATTGGTTTCTGAAGAGATCAGTGGTCGTGTTGCTGTGTATCAGGTTGATG TTGATCCTGCAAAGGCTTTTAATACTTCCTTTGCTTCTGCGCCTTCATCTGAATCTCAAACTAAGTTTCACATGATGGAAAGTGGAAGTAGCAGTGCTGATCTTGACAATCCTTCCTGTGGCTCTCCAATTGTCATTAGAACTTCTGAGCAGTCACAAGGTAAAATTGAAAGTGGTGTGAAAAGATCCAAAGATCAGAGTGCTGTAGCATCTGGTGTTACTAACGAGGAAGCGAACAAAGAGAAGTCAATTTCTCAGGATACAGAAGGAAATGATGCTACTCCAGGAGACAAAAGTTTCACCTTTGAGGTACCTCCATTGTTAGGTGTGTCTGAACAAGAATCTGGAAAGAATTGGAAACCTTTTGCGACCATGCAACAAGATAAAATATCCCCG AAGGCCATGGAAGGAACTCCATCAACCTCTGGCTTAAGCAAAGCGGGGGCCAAGGCTGCTCGAGAGACAAGTTGTGCAAATCTTCAGGCACCTAAAAGGGAGAATGTGCGTGGTGGCTCCAAAGGGACTTCTGAGCGTAAAACAAGACGAACAGGTGGTAAGAGTGCAAGTAAGGAAGCTGCTAAAAAGGGAAATGCTGCAAAAGAGAGAACCCCTGCAAGGGACTCAGAAAGAAGTGATAGAACAAGTAATGTGTCACTCAGTTCAGCTGGAACTGGTCAACTTGTGCAATCCAATGAGATGCAGCACTATGGACATATAGAAGGCGGTAATATGAAACCATTTGGTGTTCTTTCTACTTCAGTATCTAGTCTGCCAGACTTGAACACATCAGCTTCTTCATCTGCAGTTTTTCAACAGCCTTTTACAGATTTGCAGCAAGTTCAGTTGCGCGCTCAGATTTTTGTATATGGAGCTTTGAT ACAAGGAACAGTACCTGATGAGGCATATATGATATCGGCATTTGGAGGACCTG ATGGTGGAAGAACCATTTGGGAGAATGCTTGGCGAGCAGGTACTGAGAGGGTACATGGTAAAAAATCGCTTCTTGTTAGCCCTGAAACTCCGTTGCAGTCTCATATAG GTGCTAAAACTTCTGATCAATCGATCAAACAAAATACACTTCAGAGTAAGGTTACATCCTCACCTGCTATTCGTTCTACCGGCAAGGGTACTCCAACAACATCAATTGTAAACCCAATGATACCCCTTTCATCACCACTATGGAGTATTCGTACACCTTCTGGTGACGCCCTTCAACCTACTGGCTTTCCAAGAGGTGCAGTTATGGATTATCAGCTAGCAATTTCTCCATTACATCCTCCAGCTACAAGGAATTTAATCGGACACAATTCTTCTTGGATGTCCCAATCCCCTTTTCGTGGCCCCTGGACTCCACAGACTTCTGCATTTGATGGCAATGCTTGTTTTCCTGTGCGCCCGATCACAGAAGCAGTTAATTCAAATCCTGCAATAGCATCTGTGCCTCATTCTTCTAGCATGAAACAGGTTTCTGCAGTTCCTGTGGTCCAGAGTGGAAGTCCTGCCAATATTTTTGCAGGGACTCCACTGCTTGACACAAAAAAGGCAACATTAACACCTGGTCAGCATTCTGCTGATCCAAAGCCTAGAAAACGGAAAAAGTCTACAGTTTCTGAGGAGCCTGGGCAGAGTATACCTCATTTTCAATCAGAGTCCCCATTGGCTACTGTTGTGGTTAGTCAGGCCTCTAAACCTGCTGCAATTACCATTCCTGCTACCAATATATCTAAGTCCACTGATAAATTCATAACATCTGTCTCTGGTAATCATCTCAAAAAGGGTGACCAAGAATCAGATCAGAGGGCTAGTCTCTCTGAAGAGACTCTTAGTAAACACAAAAATGCTCAGAAGCATGCAGAGGATGCTGCTGCtcttgctgctgctgctgttaGTCACAGTGAAGAAATATGGAGGCAGTTGGACAAGCACAAAAATTCAGGGTTGGCACCAGATGTTGAAACTAAATTGACTTCCGCAGCTGTTGCAATAGCAGCAGCTGCTGCTGTTGCAAAGGCTGCGGCTGCGGCTGCCAATGTCGCCTCAAATGCTGCCTTACAATCAAAATTGATGGCTGATGAAGCATTGGTTTCAAGTGGCTACAGAAATTCCACTCCCAATAATGCAATATCTGATAGTGGGAAGAGGTTGAGCGAGGCTACTCCTGCATCCATCTTAAGGGCTGAGGATGCTGCTGCTAGTTCGAATTCTGTCATTGTTGTTGCCAGGGAAGTTGCTAGAAGGAGGGTAGAAGCAGCTTCAGCTGCCGCAAAGCAAGCTGAAAACATGGATGCCATTGTTAAAGCTGCGGAGCTGGCAGCTGAAGCTGTGTCACAAGCTGGGAAGATTGTTGCAATGGGTGAACCTTTCTCATTGGCTGAATTGGTAGAAGCAGGTCCAGAGGCATATTGGAAAGTACCCCAAGCATCCCCTGAGCCAGATGGTGCTATTAGAGAGCAGATAAACATAGGTGGTAGCATGGAAGCTCCTGGTTCATCTGTTGGGCATCTAAAAGAGGTTCCTGTGGACAAGAGGGAAAAGCAGGATAACCACAGAAAGTCACCTACTCATAGAGAGATGACCAGAGTGTCTATGGAAGATCGTTCTAGATTGACAGATGGCGGTTTGGCTCCTGTTGCAACAagtgaaaaagataaaaaaggaCAAAAGAGGCGCAAAGCTTCAGATGTTGCCAAAACTAAAGGAGTTGCTTCTGAATCTGAGATTGGTTTTGAATCACCTTTGATGATCACTCAGACTGACCGTGAAAAAGCAGGGGAAACttcaaaagataataatataagGGAAGGCTCGCATGTTGAG GTATTGAGAGATGGAGGTGGGTCAAGAGTAGCATGGTTCCTGGCAGATATACTGAACTTGAACAATGGCAAAGCTTATGTGTGTTACAATGAACTTCGACAAGAGG ATGGTGATAGGCTAAAGGAATGGGTGGAAGTTGAAGGTGATAGGGCACCTAGGATACGCTGTGCTCGTCCTAGTACAGCTATGTCATTTGAAGGAACAAGGAAGAGACGCAGGGCAGCCATGGCGGATTATAATTGGTCTGTTGGAGATAGGGTTGATGCATGGATGCAAAATAG CTGGTGGGAGGGAGTTGTCATTGAGAAGAGCAAGAAAGATGAAACTTCATTTACTGTCCATTTTCCTG CTCAAGGAGAAACATCTGGTGTCAAAGCATGGCTTCTTCGTTCTTCTCTGATGTGGAAGAAAGGTAGTTGGGTTGAATGGTCCAGCTCTGTTGATAATAATGAGTCTTCCCGTGAG GGTGATACCCCACAGGAAAAGCGGCAAAGGTTAGGCAGTCCTGTGGTTGAGGCCAAAGGGAAAGATAAGCTTTCAAAAAATGTTGACATTAAGGAATCTGGGAAACCTGATGACACGAAATTGCTGGATTTATCTGCAAACAAAGaaatatttaatattggtaaAAGTACCAGAGATGAGAGTAAACCTGACTCACTGAGAATGATACGTACTGGTttaaagaagaaaggatcaggaGTGGTTTTTGGTGTTCCTAAGCCTGGAAAGAAGCAAAAGTTTATGGAA ATGTGTCAAAATTGGAGGATTCTGCAAGCCATGCTGAGAATGTATCAGGAAAGCCAAACTTGA